In Uranotaenia lowii strain MFRU-FL chromosome 2, ASM2978415v1, whole genome shotgun sequence, one genomic interval encodes:
- the LOC129749923 gene encoding endocuticle structural glycoprotein SgAbd-3-like, with the protein MKVFVAVLVLSVALVHAAPQGRTADFDATIVSQTSDIQPDGSFQYAFETGNGIKVEDQGTIKEVRVPKTDETGRTIGEDVVPVAVQTGSFQYTAPDGQIYTLRYIADENGFQPQADHLPAAPTA; encoded by the exons atgAAGGTGTTTGTCGCTGTTCTAGTCCTGTCCGTTGCCCTAGTGCACGCAGCTCCTCAAGGTCGAACTGCGGATTTCGACGCCACAATTGTATCTCAAACTTCCGACATCCAGCCGGATGGCAGCTTCCAGTATGC TTTTGAAACCGGAAACGGCATCAAGGTAGAAGACCAGGGCACCATCAAGGAGGTTCGAGTTCCCAAGACGGATGAAACTGGACGCACCATTGGCGAAGATGTCGTTCCCGTGGCCGTTCAAACCGGATCGTTCCAGTACACCGCCCCCGATGGACAAATCTATACCCTGAG GTACATTGCCGATGAAAATGGATTCCAACCGCAGGCAGATCACCTTCCAGCAGCTCCCACTGCCTAG
- the LOC129742293 gene encoding endocuticle structural glycoprotein SgAbd-3-like produces the protein MFKLIVLLSVALVVSGQTKPPSKFKEIPIVSLENIQEVDGKFRYSYEGGDGTRASQDGQQIFVNNNAGTATQGQYTYQGDDGKTYTVSYIADENGYRASADHLPTPPPVPAPIARALAFLATLPPQRENQRKF, from the exons aTGTTCAAACTGATTGTTTTGCTAAGTGTTGCTCTAGTTGTGAGTGGTCAAACCAAACCTCCTTCCAAGTTCAAGGAAATTCCGATTGTTTCATTGGAGAATATTCAGGAAGTGGATGGGAAGTTTCGCTATAG cTACGAAGGAGGTGATGGAACTCGTGCATCCCAGGATGGCCAACAAATCTTCGTGAATAATAACGCCGGAACTGCAACTCAGGGACAGTACACATATCAa GGAGACGATGGCAAAACCTACACAGTGTCTTACATAGCCGATGAAAACGGGTACCGGGCATCAGCCGATCATCTGCCCACACCTCCCCCGGTTCCGGCTCCAATTGCACGGGCCCTGGCATTTCTCGCCACCCTTCCGCCGCAGCGGgaaaatcaaaggaaattttag